From Streptosporangium album, the proteins below share one genomic window:
- a CDS encoding glucose PTS transporter subunit EIIB: MAANVDAIIAGLGGAGNIIEIEPCITRLRTEVRDASRVDQAALKAAGAHGVMVAGNVVQVVVGPEADTIASDIEDIIG, translated from the coding sequence ATGGCGGCCAACGTCGATGCGATCATCGCGGGTCTCGGTGGGGCGGGCAACATCATCGAGATCGAACCCTGCATCACCCGGCTGCGCACGGAGGTGCGCGACGCCTCCAGAGTCGATCAGGCGGCTCTCAAGGCGGCCGGGGCGCACGGCGTCATGGTCGCGGGCAACGTCGTCCAGGTGGTCGTGGGTCCGGAGGCGGACACGATCGCCAGCGACATCGAGGACATCATCGGCTGA
- a CDS encoding PTS transporter subunit EIIC, which produces MSTAAVEHGPSMWSSVFAVLQRIGRSLMMPIAVLPAAGLLLRFGQDDLLGRTDNAFLDQVAGIFAAAGGALFDNLPLLFAVGVAIGFARKADGSTALAALVGYLIFDRVSRTLFFTASPASEVYKKIALNVVGPDGRPLPALNLGVQNPTGVLGGIVIGITAALLWQRYYRIRLPSWLAFFGGRRFVPIVTAVAALLLGVLFGLLWRPVGDWLAGVGDWLAGHGTVGAGIYGVANRLLIPIGLHHFLNTIVWFTLPECRAGVDGATRNASGDLNCYFAGQDGAGIFMTGFFPMMMFGLLGAAIAMWRAAPPSRRAAVGGIMLSAGLTSFVTGITEPLEFAFIFVAPVLFVVHALLTGLSMALMAELGARLGFTFSAGGIDMLLNAGKANTHRLGLIVIFGLIYFVVYYLLFSLLIRRLNLATPGCEPDDADAPPGTAAAGPPVP; this is translated from the coding sequence ATGAGCACGGCAGCCGTGGAACACGGTCCGTCGATGTGGTCGTCGGTCTTCGCGGTCCTCCAACGCATCGGGCGCTCGCTGATGATGCCGATCGCGGTGCTGCCCGCCGCCGGTCTGCTGCTCAGATTCGGCCAGGACGACCTGCTGGGCCGGACCGACAACGCCTTTCTCGACCAGGTCGCCGGCATCTTCGCCGCTGCGGGCGGCGCCCTGTTCGACAACCTGCCGCTGCTGTTCGCGGTCGGCGTCGCCATCGGGTTCGCCCGCAAGGCCGACGGCTCCACCGCGCTCGCCGCCCTGGTCGGCTACCTGATCTTCGACCGGGTCAGCAGGACCCTGTTCTTCACCGCCTCGCCGGCCTCAGAGGTCTACAAGAAGATCGCGCTGAACGTCGTGGGACCTGACGGGCGCCCCCTGCCCGCCCTCAACCTCGGCGTGCAGAATCCCACCGGAGTCCTGGGCGGCATCGTCATCGGCATCACCGCCGCCCTGCTCTGGCAGCGCTACTACCGCATCAGGCTCCCCTCCTGGCTCGCCTTCTTCGGTGGACGCAGGTTCGTCCCCATCGTCACCGCCGTCGCCGCATTGCTCCTCGGCGTACTTTTCGGCCTGCTCTGGCGGCCGGTCGGCGACTGGCTGGCGGGCGTCGGGGACTGGCTGGCCGGCCACGGCACCGTGGGCGCGGGCATCTACGGCGTGGCCAACCGCCTGCTCATCCCGATCGGCCTGCACCACTTCCTGAACACGATCGTCTGGTTCACCCTCCCCGAGTGCCGGGCCGGGGTCGACGGCGCGACCAGGAACGCCTCGGGCGATCTCAACTGCTACTTCGCCGGTCAGGACGGCGCCGGGATCTTCATGACCGGCTTCTTCCCGATGATGATGTTCGGCCTGCTCGGGGCCGCCATCGCGATGTGGCGGGCGGCTCCGCCGAGCAGGCGCGCGGCCGTCGGCGGCATCATGCTGTCGGCCGGCCTCACCTCGTTCGTGACCGGCATCACCGAACCTCTGGAGTTCGCCTTCATCTTCGTGGCGCCCGTGCTGTTCGTGGTGCACGCCCTGCTGACCGGCCTGTCGATGGCCCTGATGGCCGAACTGGGGGCCCGGCTCGGGTTCACCTTCTCCGCGGGCGGCATCGACATGCTCCTCAACGCGGGCAAGGCCAACACCCACAGGCTCGGGCTGATCGTCATCTTCGGACTGATCTACTTCGTCGTCTACTACCTGCTGTTCAGCCTCCTGATCAGGAGGCTGAACCTGGCCACGCCAGGCTGCGAGCCGGACGACGCCGACGCCCCACCGGGTACGGCCGCCGCCGGCCCTCCCGTCCCCTGA
- a CDS encoding PTS sugar transporter subunit IIA, with amino-acid sequence MTTVLAPVTGVALGLRAVPDPVFAEGMVGPGMAIEPDRAPGEAVSPIAGTIVKLHPHAFVVVGDEGRGVLVHLGIDTVQLKGAGFELLASEGDRVSAGQPVVAWDPSEIEAGGRSPVCPVVALDAAEGSVAALVDGKVRAGSELFRWT; translated from the coding sequence ATGACCACAGTTCTGGCCCCGGTCACGGGGGTAGCCCTGGGCCTGAGGGCAGTGCCCGATCCGGTGTTCGCCGAAGGCATGGTCGGGCCTGGAATGGCGATCGAGCCGGACAGGGCGCCCGGTGAGGCGGTCTCGCCCATCGCGGGCACGATCGTCAAGCTGCACCCGCACGCGTTCGTCGTCGTCGGTGACGAGGGCCGGGGGGTCCTGGTCCATCTGGGCATCGACACCGTGCAGCTCAAGGGCGCGGGTTTCGAACTGCTGGCCTCCGAAGGGGACCGGGTGAGCGCGGGACAGCCCGTGGTGGCCTGGGACCCGTCGGAGATCGAGGCCGGCGGGCGTTCTCCCGTATGCCCGGTCGTGGCGCTGGACGCGGCCGAGGGTTCCGTCGCCGCGCTCGTCGACGGCAAGGTCCGTGCGGGAAGCGAACTCTTCCGGTGGACGTAG
- a CDS encoding SIS domain-containing protein: protein MTTKMRSEIAEQPAALRATLDALLPRVAEVERLAGQTRQLLFIARGTSDNAAVYGRYLAEAHTGRLSTLAAPSIATTYRRKLDLDGVLAVALSQSGRTEEIVETLAWAKDCGARTVAITNGGEQSPLAQAADLALCTLAGEEKAVPATKTYTTQLAALAVLGLGLGADVNPADLQRVPDAVEKLIAEPGALEEVVEGLADKPGVVVSGRGLAFSTALELALKLKEACYLHAMGLSYADLLHGPIAVVDADTPALLVASGEGPTLAGTVALAERVTGAGASAFTVGGGTALSAVSTAALNGPDLPEWIAPLGLIVPGQLLTEALARRLGIDPDAPRGLNKVTQTD from the coding sequence ATGACGACCAAGATGCGCAGCGAGATCGCCGAGCAGCCCGCTGCGTTGCGGGCCACTCTGGATGCCCTCCTCCCCAGGGTCGCCGAGGTGGAGCGGCTCGCGGGACAGACCCGCCAGCTGCTCTTCATCGCCCGTGGCACCTCGGACAACGCCGCGGTCTACGGCCGCTACCTGGCCGAGGCGCACACAGGCCGCCTGTCCACGCTCGCCGCGCCCTCGATCGCCACCACCTACCGGCGCAAGCTGGATCTCGACGGCGTCCTGGCCGTCGCGCTCTCCCAGTCCGGCCGCACCGAGGAGATCGTCGAGACCCTCGCCTGGGCCAAGGACTGCGGCGCCCGTACCGTCGCCATCACCAACGGCGGCGAGCAGAGCCCTCTCGCCCAGGCCGCCGACCTCGCCCTGTGCACCCTCGCGGGCGAGGAGAAGGCCGTCCCGGCCACCAAGACCTACACCACCCAGCTCGCCGCGCTGGCCGTGCTCGGCCTCGGCCTGGGAGCGGACGTCAACCCCGCCGATCTGCAGCGGGTGCCGGACGCGGTGGAGAAACTGATCGCGGAGCCGGGCGCCCTGGAGGAGGTCGTCGAGGGGCTGGCCGACAAGCCGGGCGTCGTGGTCTCCGGCCGCGGCCTGGCCTTCTCCACCGCGCTCGAACTGGCGCTCAAGCTCAAGGAGGCGTGCTACCTGCACGCCATGGGCCTGTCCTACGCCGACCTGCTGCACGGTCCGATCGCCGTGGTCGACGCCGACACCCCGGCCCTCCTGGTCGCGTCCGGCGAGGGGCCGACCCTGGCCGGGACCGTGGCACTCGCCGAGCGGGTCACCGGCGCCGGGGCCTCGGCTTTCACCGTCGGTGGCGGCACCGCGCTGTCCGCGGTCTCCACCGCCGCCCTGAACGGCCCCGACCTCCCCGAATGGATCGCTCCGCTCGGCCTGATCGTCCCCGGCCAGTTGCTGACCGAGGCTCTCGCGCGCAGGCTGGGAATCGACCCCGACGCGCCCCGCGGTCTCAACAAGGTGACCCAGACCGACTGA
- a CDS encoding PTS transporter subunit EIIC yields the protein MSTTTADAGLPASSSGSAVMSVLQRLGRSLMLPIAVLPAAGLLLRLGQDDLVGRTDNPLLDDIAHILGTAGGTLFDNLPVLFAIGVAIGFARKADGSTALAGLVGYLVFHAVSMTMFFNLFDDKLKATISNQLFDPANPGVPQVALNLGAQNPTRVLGGIVMGIVSALLWQRYYRTKLPTWLAFFSGRRLVPILTALAGLVLGVVFGFIWPVLGSWVRAFGTWLAENSTVGAGIYGMVNRALLPLGLHHIVNNVVWTQVPDCVVNGKQLAGDLVCFNNGAVGFGGFEAGFYPILMFGLPAAAVAIWRAAPAHRRTAVGSIMISAALTAFLTGITEPIEFAFIFVAPVLFVVHIVLTGLSLAIASVLGAKLAFSFSSGLIDLVLYGTAPNTRGVPILIVMGLVYAAIYYLVFSFLIKKLNIMTPGREPEPDVDSGETATASSTPTTADPA from the coding sequence ATGAGTACCACCACAGCGGACGCGGGCCTTCCCGCGTCCTCGTCCGGATCCGCCGTTATGAGCGTGCTCCAACGTCTGGGCCGCTCCCTCATGTTGCCGATCGCGGTCCTTCCCGCCGCGGGACTCCTGCTCCGGCTCGGGCAGGACGACCTCGTGGGCCGGACCGACAACCCCCTGCTCGACGACATCGCCCATATCCTCGGCACCGCGGGCGGCACGCTCTTCGACAACCTGCCCGTCCTGTTCGCGATCGGCGTGGCCATCGGGTTCGCCCGCAAGGCCGACGGCTCCACCGCACTGGCCGGGCTCGTCGGCTACCTGGTCTTCCACGCCGTCAGCATGACCATGTTCTTCAACCTGTTCGACGACAAGCTGAAGGCCACGATCTCCAACCAGCTGTTCGACCCGGCCAACCCGGGCGTCCCTCAGGTGGCGCTCAACCTCGGTGCGCAGAACCCGACCCGGGTGCTCGGCGGCATCGTCATGGGCATCGTGTCCGCGCTGCTCTGGCAGCGCTACTACCGCACCAAGCTGCCGACCTGGCTGGCCTTCTTCAGCGGCCGCCGGCTCGTGCCCATCCTCACCGCCCTCGCCGGTCTCGTCCTCGGCGTGGTCTTCGGCTTCATCTGGCCCGTCCTCGGCAGCTGGGTCCGCGCCTTCGGCACCTGGCTCGCCGAGAACAGCACGGTCGGCGCCGGGATCTACGGCATGGTCAACCGCGCGCTGCTCCCGCTGGGTCTGCACCACATCGTCAACAACGTGGTCTGGACGCAGGTACCGGACTGCGTGGTCAACGGCAAGCAGCTCGCCGGTGACCTGGTCTGCTTCAACAACGGCGCCGTGGGCTTCGGCGGCTTCGAGGCCGGTTTCTACCCGATCCTCATGTTCGGCCTGCCCGCCGCGGCGGTCGCCATCTGGCGGGCCGCCCCGGCGCACCGCCGTACCGCCGTCGGCTCGATCATGATCTCCGCCGCGCTCACCGCGTTCCTCACCGGGATCACCGAGCCGATCGAGTTCGCCTTCATCTTCGTGGCACCCGTGCTGTTCGTGGTGCACATCGTGCTGACCGGCCTCTCCCTGGCGATCGCCTCCGTCCTCGGCGCCAAGCTCGCCTTCAGCTTCTCCTCCGGGCTGATCGACCTCGTCCTGTACGGCACCGCCCCCAACACCCGGGGCGTCCCGATCCTCATCGTGATGGGCCTGGTCTACGCGGCGATCTACTACCTCGTGTTCAGCTTCCTGATCAAAAAGCTGAACATCATGACCCCGGGCAGGGAGCCCGAGCCCGACGTCGACTCCGGTGAGACCGCCACCGCGTCCTCCACCCCCACGACCGCAGATCCGGCCTGA
- a CDS encoding HPr family phosphocarrier protein has translation MAERQVTVEAEVGLHARPAATFVQTAAEAPLDVTIAKGAGQPVNAKSILAVLSLDVRKGDIVVIKADGDGADEVLDRLAVIASAP, from the coding sequence GTGGCCGAGCGCCAAGTCACGGTTGAGGCCGAGGTCGGTCTGCACGCCCGTCCCGCGGCGACGTTCGTGCAGACCGCGGCGGAGGCCCCACTGGACGTCACCATCGCCAAGGGGGCCGGGCAGCCGGTGAACGCCAAGAGCATTCTCGCCGTCCTGTCGCTCGACGTCAGGAAGGGCGACATCGTGGTGATCAAGGCCGACGGCGACGGCGCGGACGAGGTCCTGGACCGGCTCGCCGTCATCGCGTCGGCACCATGA
- a CDS encoding GntR family transcriptional regulator gives MVQIDPDSPVPKYFQLREILLDLIESNELAIGMAIPSERELCQRFGLSRMTVRQAVDHLVSEGRLQRVAGKGTFVAHPKIEMALRLTSFSDEMRARGMEPGSRDLDRRIVRASAHLARELGIRPGDEVHFIERLRTAADEPMCIERAHIPVSLAPDLHTHDLTGRSLYALLETRYGLVLDAGELTIDGGIADPGDADLLKLPRGGAVLLLQRRSFAGGVCAELGVSTYRADRYQLRTVLELPARRS, from the coding sequence ATGGTTCAGATCGACCCTGACAGCCCGGTACCGAAGTACTTCCAGCTCCGGGAGATCCTGCTCGACCTCATCGAGAGCAACGAGCTGGCGATCGGCATGGCGATCCCGTCCGAGCGCGAGCTCTGCCAGCGCTTCGGGCTGTCCCGTATGACGGTGCGGCAGGCCGTCGACCACCTGGTCTCCGAGGGCAGGCTGCAGCGCGTGGCGGGCAAGGGCACCTTCGTCGCCCACCCGAAGATCGAGATGGCTCTCCGGCTGACCTCCTTCAGCGACGAGATGCGCGCCCGGGGCATGGAGCCCGGGTCACGCGATCTGGACCGCCGGATCGTCAGGGCCAGCGCGCATCTGGCCAGAGAGCTCGGGATCAGGCCCGGAGACGAGGTGCACTTCATCGAGCGGCTGCGCACCGCCGCCGACGAGCCCATGTGCATCGAGCGGGCCCACATCCCGGTCTCCCTCGCGCCCGACCTGCACACCCACGACCTGACCGGCCGCTCCCTCTACGCGCTGCTCGAAACCCGCTACGGCCTGGTGCTCGACGCGGGCGAACTGACCATTGACGGCGGCATCGCCGACCCCGGAGACGCCGACCTGCTGAAACTGCCACGCGGCGGAGCCGTCCTGCTGCTGCAGCGACGCTCCTTCGCCGGAGGCGTCTGCGCCGAACTCGGAGTCTCCACCTACCGCGCCGACCGCTACCAGCTCCGCACGGTCCTGGAGCTACCGGCGCGCCGCTCCTGA
- the ptsP gene encoding phosphoenolpyruvate--protein phosphotransferase, protein MSALTGVGVSPGIGFGPAYVLTHDTPVPPPGARHDGDARAERARATQALEEVAADLEERGARVGGEAQEILGAQAMMARDPGLATGVAELIDEGRSAARAVYEEFGRYREMLVGAGGYLGERAADLDDVRDRAVAVLEGLPMPGLPSLAEQPYVLVARDLAPADTALLSADVVAAFVTEQGGPTSHTAILARALGVPAVVACLEATSIPHGVPVLVDGASGLVRPAPLAEEVTTARNTASAREAVLAAVTGPGMTSDGHAVPLLANIGGPRDVDAALKYGAEGIGLYRTEFLFLDRMSAPSDEEQEAAYLDVLNAFPGGRVVVRTLDAGADKPLAFLPPQEDEPNPALGQRGLRLLRAYPQILNAQLGALARAASQSSAKLQVMAPMVATAEEAAWYVAVCREAGLPSAGVMIEIPSAALRASDLAAEADFFSLGTNDLAQYTFAADRQVGMLTALQDAWQPALLDLVALAATGAAERGKPCGVCGEAAGDPVLACVLVGLGVTSLSMGAPALPAVRAALSRHTREQCLLAAQAALAAVSAQEARAAARSHLPGLAGLAL, encoded by the coding sequence ATGAGCGCGCTCACAGGGGTGGGGGTGAGCCCGGGGATCGGCTTCGGGCCCGCCTACGTTCTCACACATGACACCCCGGTGCCCCCGCCCGGCGCCCGGCATGACGGGGACGCCCGGGCCGAGCGGGCGAGGGCCACGCAGGCGCTGGAGGAGGTCGCCGCCGACCTGGAGGAACGGGGTGCCCGGGTGGGCGGCGAGGCTCAGGAGATCCTGGGCGCCCAGGCGATGATGGCGCGCGACCCCGGTCTCGCCACCGGTGTGGCCGAGCTGATCGACGAGGGCCGGAGCGCGGCCCGCGCGGTCTACGAGGAGTTCGGCCGATACCGCGAGATGCTCGTCGGGGCCGGGGGATACCTGGGCGAGCGCGCCGCGGATCTGGACGACGTCAGGGACCGGGCCGTCGCGGTGCTGGAAGGTCTGCCGATGCCCGGGCTGCCGTCCCTCGCGGAGCAGCCGTACGTCCTCGTCGCCCGTGACCTGGCGCCCGCCGACACCGCCTTGCTGTCCGCGGACGTGGTGGCCGCCTTCGTCACCGAGCAGGGCGGGCCGACCAGCCACACCGCGATCCTCGCCCGCGCGCTGGGGGTGCCGGCGGTCGTCGCCTGTCTCGAGGCGACCTCGATCCCGCACGGCGTGCCGGTGCTGGTGGACGGGGCCTCCGGTCTCGTACGGCCCGCGCCCTTGGCGGAGGAGGTGACCACGGCGAGGAACACCGCCTCCGCCAGGGAGGCCGTGCTCGCGGCCGTCACCGGACCGGGGATGACCTCCGACGGGCACGCGGTGCCGCTGCTGGCGAACATCGGCGGGCCACGCGACGTGGACGCCGCGCTGAAGTACGGCGCGGAGGGCATCGGGCTCTACCGGACCGAATTCCTCTTCCTCGACCGGATGTCGGCGCCGTCCGACGAGGAGCAGGAGGCCGCGTACCTGGACGTGCTGAACGCCTTTCCGGGCGGCCGGGTGGTCGTGCGGACACTCGACGCGGGGGCGGACAAGCCGCTCGCCTTCCTACCGCCTCAGGAGGACGAGCCCAATCCGGCGCTCGGGCAGCGCGGCCTCCGGCTTCTCCGGGCGTACCCGCAGATCCTGAACGCGCAGCTCGGCGCTCTCGCCAGGGCCGCCTCCCAGTCCTCGGCCAAGCTTCAGGTGATGGCCCCGATGGTGGCCACCGCCGAGGAGGCCGCCTGGTACGTGGCGGTCTGCAGGGAGGCGGGACTGCCGTCCGCGGGTGTGATGATCGAGATCCCGTCGGCCGCCCTGCGTGCCTCCGATCTGGCCGCGGAGGCCGATTTCTTCTCTCTGGGCACCAACGACCTGGCCCAGTACACCTTTGCCGCCGACCGCCAGGTCGGCATGTTGACCGCGCTGCAGGACGCCTGGCAGCCGGCGCTGCTCGACCTGGTCGCGCTGGCCGCGACCGGAGCCGCCGAGCGCGGCAAGCCGTGCGGGGTGTGCGGGGAGGCCGCGGGTGATCCGGTCCTCGCCTGCGTGCTGGTCGGGCTGGGCGTCACCTCACTGTCGATGGGTGCCCCCGCGTTGCCCGCCGTACGGGCCGCGCTGTCGCGCCACACCCGTGAGCAGTGCCTGCTGGCCGCGCAGGCCGCGCTGGCCGCCGTCTCCGCGCAGGAGGCGCGCGCCGCGGCCCGCTCCCACCTGCCCGGGCTGGCCGGGCTGGCGCTCTAA
- a CDS encoding Rv3235 family protein, which yields MSRIPRPVPLPRIAPSLFAEPPYDDERPAADIPAAPPYVQGTLALLCEPEPAEEGPAREPLIWGPPGAIPDERRLRALGQAIAEILSGRRPPSSVSSQLADRTRAELVRSGKIINCARPPLVGTPHISQPKDGVVEMCVLVHCGDRPRVLALRLERRGVQWLCTDFETTP from the coding sequence ATGTCCCGTATTCCACGGCCGGTCCCACTCCCCCGGATCGCGCCGTCCCTTTTCGCCGAACCGCCCTACGACGACGAGCGTCCCGCCGCGGACATCCCTGCCGCCCCGCCGTACGTCCAGGGAACGCTCGCCCTCCTCTGCGAGCCCGAGCCCGCAGAGGAGGGCCCTGCCCGGGAACCACTGATCTGGGGGCCACCGGGTGCGATCCCCGACGAGCGACGGCTGCGGGCCCTCGGCCAGGCCATCGCCGAGATCCTGTCCGGCAGGCGGCCGCCTTCGAGCGTCTCCTCGCAGCTGGCCGACCGCACCCGCGCCGAACTGGTCAGGAGCGGAAAGATCATAAACTGTGCGCGGCCACCGCTGGTCGGCACACCGCACATCTCCCAGCCGAAGGACGGGGTCGTGGAGATGTGCGTCCTGGTGCACTGCGGTGACCGGCCGCGTGTGCTGGCGCTGCGCCTGGAGCGCAGGGGCGTGCAGTGGCTGTGCACCGACTTCGAGACGACTCCCTGA